The Deltaproteobacteria bacterium DNA segment CAGGTGTGGAGTGGAAAACCAAAGGTGATGAGGAGTGGACAGCGCTGATGCTAGAGTTGGTGGAAATTAGCAAGAATTTTGGCGGCCTGCAGGCATTGTCTGGTGTCTGCCTGTCCATAGGTGCTGGGGAATTCGTGGGTCTCATAGGGCCGAATGGCTCCGGCAAGACCACTATGCTCAATTGTATATCCGGCTTATACAGGATAGACGGGGGGTCCATCAAGTTTGCCAATCAGGAAATATCCAGGTTAGCTCCGCACAGGATCTATAAGGCAGGGATAGGACGAACATTTCAGATTTCGAAAGTTTTTAATCGACTCACAGTGCTGCAGAATCTTATGGTTCCGGCCCTTACCGAGGGGAGTCTTGATGCCGACACCATCAATAGCCGAACACAGGAAACTCTAGA contains these protein-coding regions:
- a CDS encoding ABC transporter ATP-binding protein produces the protein MLELVEISKNFGGLQALSGVCLSIGAGEFVGLIGPNGSGKTTMLNCISGLYRIDGGSIKFANQEISRLAPHRIYKAGIGRTFQISKVFNRLTVLQNLMVPALTEGSLDADTINSRTQETLEAIHLEDFRTTPAEKLSGGQKKLLEIGMVMMTTPKFLLLDEPFGGVHPVLKSQLEDYLLTLHRDGKTIILVSHEMSSVFRICEKLVVLDRGTLITDGLPEEVRQDERVISAYLGGRHET